From Candidatus Edwardsbacteria bacterium RifOxyA12_full_54_48, a single genomic window includes:
- a CDS encoding heterodisulfide reductase, subunit B, translated as MNKISYYPGCTLSNTAKNFDLSARESMKALGWELDELPRWNCCGTVYSLASDNLINHVAPVRLLVHTQELGRDRLTTLCSMCYHTLKMSNLMVQQDKDKLEKINFFIKDKDAEYKGRVEVLHLLEILKNDIGFSKIKEKISRPLKELKLAPYYGCLLTRPKAAAIDDVEMPTVMGDLIASLGAQAVYDPCLTECCGSYHTVMDQEVVADKAERIISSAIKNGAEAIVTSCPLCFFNLDERQKNIQEKTGKAYDLPILYFTQLLALGLGLGAEVCKFDLHHIDPRPLLKQKNLL; from the coding sequence ATGAACAAGATATCCTATTATCCCGGTTGTACCCTTTCCAACACCGCCAAGAATTTCGACCTTTCGGCCAGGGAATCAATGAAAGCCCTGGGCTGGGAGCTGGATGAGCTGCCCCGATGGAACTGCTGCGGCACCGTTTATTCCCTGGCCTCCGACAACCTGATCAACCATGTGGCTCCGGTCAGGCTGCTGGTCCATACCCAGGAGCTGGGACGGGACAGGCTGACCACCCTGTGCAGCATGTGTTACCATACCCTGAAGATGTCCAACCTGATGGTGCAGCAAGATAAGGACAAGCTGGAGAAGATCAATTTCTTCATCAAGGACAAGGATGCCGAATACAAGGGCCGGGTGGAGGTGCTGCACCTGCTGGAGATATTGAAGAACGACATCGGCTTCAGCAAGATCAAGGAAAAGATCTCCCGGCCGCTGAAAGAACTTAAGCTGGCGCCGTATTATGGCTGTCTGCTGACCCGGCCCAAGGCCGCGGCCATCGATGATGTGGAGATGCCGACCGTCATGGGCGATCTGATAGCCTCCCTGGGAGCCCAGGCGGTGTACGATCCCTGTCTCACCGAATGCTGCGGATCCTATCACACCGTGATGGACCAGGAGGTGGTGGCCGACAAGGCCGAGCGGATAATATCGTCGGCCATAAAGAATGGCGCCGAGGCCATTGTCACCAGCTGTCCGTTGTGCTTCTTCAACCTGGATGAGCGCCAGAAGAACATCCAGGAGAAAACTGGCAAGGCTTACGATCTCCCCATCCTGTATTTCACCCAGCTGCTGGCCCTGGGATTGGGATTGGGGGCGGAGGTCTGCAAATTCGACCTGCATCATATCGATCCCCGGCCGCTGCTTAAACAGAAGAATCTGTTATAA
- a CDS encoding 4Fe-4S ferredoxin, which produces MEAKINLIPIHVMGKQYMVPDTLTVMKAMEYAGYQLTRGCGCRGGICGACGIAFRLPDSYKIEVGLACQAMARPGMYLAVLPFFPNKRGIHDLNKVKATVDTFKALYPEVFKCVSCNTCTKSCPMSIEVMDYINAVIRGDIEQAAELSFDCVMCGLCTSRCPAEISHANVAILARRLYGSQIAPRAEHLAKQVKQVKAGKFNEGLDQLKKADVNKLKELYKAREAEPDNTTDEWAPKSNDYL; this is translated from the coding sequence ATGGAAGCCAAAATAAACCTGATCCCAATCCACGTGATGGGCAAACAGTATATGGTGCCGGACACCCTAACCGTCATGAAGGCCATGGAGTATGCCGGCTATCAGCTGACCCGGGGCTGCGGTTGCCGGGGCGGCATCTGCGGGGCCTGCGGCATAGCCTTCCGCCTGCCCGACAGCTACAAGATCGAAGTGGGTCTGGCCTGCCAGGCCATGGCCCGGCCCGGCATGTACCTGGCCGTCCTGCCTTTCTTCCCCAACAAGCGCGGCATCCACGACCTGAACAAGGTCAAGGCCACCGTCGACACCTTCAAGGCCCTGTACCCGGAGGTGTTCAAGTGCGTGTCCTGCAACACCTGCACCAAGTCCTGCCCGATGTCCATCGAAGTGATGGACTATATCAACGCCGTCATCCGAGGGGATATCGAGCAGGCGGCCGAGCTTTCCTTCGACTGCGTGATGTGCGGGCTGTGCACCTCCCGCTGCCCGGCCGAGATATCCCACGCCAATGTGGCCATACTGGCCCGGCGGCTGTATGGTTCGCAGATCGCACCGCGGGCCGAGCACCTGGCCAAACAGGTTAAGCAAGTAAAGGCTGGGAAGTTCAATGAAGGGCTGGACCAGCTGAAAAAGGCTGACGTCAACAAGCTGAAGGAGCTGTACAAGGCCCGGGAAGCCGAGCCGGACAACACGACGGACGAATGGGCTCCGAAATCTAACGATTATTTATAA
- a CDS encoding fumarate hydratase (Catalyzes the reversible hydration of fumaric acid to yield I-malic acid), with amino-acid sequence MRTIEYKKIVETVKEMCLEANYDLPQDVIDGFKKAVAQEESPLGKSILEQCLKNAQIAKDERVPICQDTGLSVFFINIGADVKIDGGLLKDAVNEGVRQGYKDGYLRKSSLDDPLFARKNTGDNTPAIIHLDIVDGDKLDITMAPKGGGAENMSRLAMLPPSAGEKGVIDFVVDTIVKAGGNPCPPTVVGVGIGGTFEKVAYLAKKALMWPLNALNQDERYDQLEKRILHRINNSGVGPQGLGGNVTSFAIHIEHHPCHLASLPVAVNVNCHAHRHAHRVL; translated from the coding sequence ATGCGGACCATCGAATACAAAAAGATAGTGGAGACGGTCAAGGAGATGTGCCTGGAGGCCAATTACGACCTGCCCCAGGATGTGATCGACGGGTTTAAGAAGGCCGTGGCCCAGGAGGAATCGCCCCTGGGGAAATCCATTCTGGAGCAGTGCCTCAAGAATGCCCAGATCGCCAAGGATGAAAGGGTGCCCATCTGCCAGGACACCGGACTGTCGGTTTTCTTCATCAACATCGGCGCCGATGTCAAGATCGACGGGGGATTGCTCAAGGATGCCGTCAACGAGGGGGTGCGGCAGGGGTACAAGGATGGCTACCTCAGAAAATCTTCCCTGGACGACCCCCTGTTCGCCCGGAAAAACACCGGGGACAACACTCCGGCCATCATTCATCTGGACATCGTTGACGGGGACAAGCTGGACATCACCATGGCCCCCAAGGGCGGCGGAGCCGAGAACATGAGCCGGCTGGCCATGCTGCCGCCGTCGGCCGGGGAGAAGGGGGTGATCGATTTCGTGGTGGACACCATCGTCAAGGCCGGGGGAAACCCCTGTCCACCCACGGTGGTGGGGGTGGGCATCGGCGGCACCTTTGAAAAGGTGGCCTATCTGGCCAAGAAGGCCCTGATGTGGCCGCTGAATGCCCTCAACCAGGATGAACGATATGACCAATTGGAAAAGAGGATCCTTCACCGGATCAACAATTCCGGGGTCGGCCCCCAGGGTCTGGGGGGCAATGTCACCTCCTTTGCCATCCATATCGAGCATCATCCCTGCCATCTGGCCTCGCTGCCGGTGGCGGTGAATGTCAACTGTCATGCCCACCGGCATGCCCATCGCGTATTATAG
- a CDS encoding succinate--CoA ligase subunit alpha: MAILIDQNTRLVCQGFTGKHGTFHTLKSAEYGTRVVGGVVPGKGGTIHEGFPVFDTVAQAREKGGANTSMIFVPANFCKDALIEAIDAEMELVICITEGVPVNDMLFVKRYLMGKRTRLIGPNCPGVISPGLAKAGIMPASIHKKGGVGVISRSGTLTYEAVNQLTQMGIGQSTCLGIGGDPVIGTTFIDAFELFKKDRQTKAVLMIGEIGGSMEEETARWIKKNFDKPVAAFIAGATAPKGKRMGHAGAIISGGKGTYQEKVRVLKSCGIKVAKSPAEMGKALKSVL; the protein is encoded by the coding sequence ATGGCCATTCTGATTGATCAAAACACCCGGCTGGTATGCCAGGGGTTCACCGGAAAGCACGGCACCTTTCACACCCTGAAATCGGCCGAATATGGGACCAGGGTGGTGGGCGGGGTGGTGCCCGGAAAAGGCGGGACCATTCATGAGGGCTTTCCGGTGTTCGACACCGTGGCCCAGGCCCGGGAGAAAGGCGGAGCCAACACCTCCATGATATTCGTTCCGGCAAATTTCTGCAAGGATGCCCTGATCGAAGCAATAGACGCCGAAATGGAACTGGTGATCTGCATCACCGAGGGCGTCCCGGTCAACGACATGCTGTTCGTCAAGCGCTACCTGATGGGAAAGAGAACCCGGCTGATAGGCCCCAACTGTCCCGGTGTCATCTCCCCCGGCCTGGCCAAGGCCGGCATCATGCCGGCCTCCATCCACAAGAAGGGCGGGGTGGGGGTGATCTCCCGCAGCGGAACCCTGACCTATGAGGCCGTCAACCAGCTGACCCAGATGGGGATCGGGCAGTCGACCTGCCTTGGGATCGGCGGGGACCCGGTGATAGGCACCACGTTCATCGACGCCTTTGAGCTGTTCAAGAAGGACCGCCAGACCAAGGCGGTGCTGATGATCGGCGAGATCGGCGGGTCCATGGAGGAGGAGACCGCCCGGTGGATAAAGAAGAACTTCGACAAGCCGGTGGCGGCTTTCATCGCCGGGGCCACCGCTCCCAAGGGAAAGCGGATGGGGCATGCGGGGGCCATCATCTCCGGAGGCAAGGGAACCTATCAGGAGAAGGTCAGGGTATTAAAATCCTGCGGAATAAAGGTGGCCAAAAGCCCGGCCGAGATGGGCAAGGCGCTGAAGAGCGTTCTGTGA
- a CDS encoding succinate--CoA ligase subunit beta, whose product MNVHEYQAKELLKSYGVPVDRGFMVQSLEEIGRKLNELPGPGYVVKAQIHSGGRGKGGGVKLARSKEETLEQARNILGMNLVTNQTGPQGRLVSRLLITEAVDIDREYYLSLLIDRAVCKYVFVASTEGGMEIEKVAEERPDSIVKIYIDPFSGFKNFHGLEMAGKLGFTGDLAKQLTAIMRGLFNLFIEKDASLVEINPLVKTKAGKLLAIDAKVNFDDNGLGRHQEIQALRDINEEDPNEVQASKYDLSYIKLDGTIGCLVNGAGLAMATMDIVKFHGGSPANFLDVGGSATAEKVTEAFKIILSDPNVKGILVNIFGGIMKCDVIAEGIVSASRTLGVKVPIVARLDGTNVEQGKKILAESGLKITPAGSLNEAAKKIVAEAEGYGHSD is encoded by the coding sequence ATGAATGTCCACGAATATCAAGCCAAGGAATTGCTGAAAAGCTACGGCGTTCCGGTGGACCGGGGGTTCATGGTGCAGTCGCTCGAAGAGATCGGGAGAAAACTAAACGAGCTTCCGGGCCCCGGCTATGTGGTCAAGGCCCAGATACACTCCGGGGGGCGGGGCAAGGGCGGCGGGGTGAAGCTGGCCCGAAGCAAAGAGGAAACCCTGGAGCAGGCCAGGAATATTCTGGGGATGAACCTGGTCACCAACCAGACCGGCCCGCAGGGCCGTCTGGTCAGCCGGTTGCTGATCACCGAGGCGGTGGACATCGACCGGGAATATTATCTCAGCCTGCTGATCGACCGGGCGGTCTGCAAATACGTCTTTGTGGCCTCCACCGAGGGCGGGATGGAGATAGAGAAGGTGGCCGAGGAAAGGCCCGACAGCATCGTCAAAATTTACATAGATCCCTTCAGCGGGTTCAAGAACTTTCATGGCCTGGAGATGGCCGGAAAACTGGGGTTCACCGGGGACCTGGCCAAGCAGCTGACCGCCATCATGAGGGGGTTATTCAATCTCTTCATAGAGAAGGACGCCTCTCTGGTGGAGATCAATCCGCTGGTAAAGACCAAGGCCGGAAAGCTTCTGGCCATAGACGCCAAGGTCAACTTTGACGACAACGGCCTGGGCCGCCACCAGGAGATCCAGGCACTGCGGGATATAAATGAGGAGGACCCCAACGAGGTCCAGGCCTCGAAATACGACCTGAGCTACATCAAGCTGGACGGGACCATCGGTTGCCTGGTCAACGGAGCCGGCCTGGCCATGGCCACCATGGACATCGTCAAATTCCACGGCGGCAGCCCGGCTAATTTTCTGGATGTGGGCGGCAGCGCCACCGCCGAAAAGGTGACCGAGGCCTTCAAGATAATCTTAAGCGACCCCAATGTAAAAGGGATCCTGGTGAACATCTTCGGCGGGATCATGAAATGCGACGTGATCGCCGAGGGGATCGTCTCGGCCTCCAGGACCCTGGGGGTGAAGGTGCCGATAGTGGCCCGGCTGGACGGCACCAACGTGGAGCAGGGGAAAAAGATACTGGCTGAGTCCGGTTTGAAAATAACCCCGGCCGGTTCGTTGAACGAAGCGGCCAAAAAAATTGTTGCGGAGGCTGAGGGCTATGGCCATTCTGATTGA
- a CDS encoding fumarate hydratase has protein sequence MANPKKISTPLTEETARSLKMGDEVLITGTIYTGRDAAHKRLCEALEKDGKLPVELKGEIIYYVGPSPAKPGKAIGSAGPTTSYRMDAYSPAMIHKAGLRGMIGKGERSEEVIKAMKEKGAVYFAAIGGAAALISKAIKKSTPILYEELGPEAVCKYEVEDFPAIVATDSEGNDLYKEGPKKFKKA, from the coding sequence ATGGCAAATCCAAAAAAGATATCCACCCCCCTGACCGAGGAGACCGCCCGGTCCCTCAAGATGGGCGACGAAGTCCTGATCACCGGAACCATCTATACCGGAAGGGATGCCGCCCATAAAAGACTGTGCGAGGCACTGGAAAAGGACGGCAAGCTGCCGGTGGAACTGAAGGGAGAGATCATCTACTACGTAGGTCCGTCGCCGGCCAAGCCGGGAAAGGCCATCGGAAGCGCCGGCCCCACCACCAGCTACCGGATGGACGCCTATTCCCCGGCCATGATCCATAAAGCCGGGCTGCGGGGCATGATCGGCAAGGGCGAGCGCAGCGAAGAGGTCATCAAGGCCATGAAGGAAAAGGGGGCGGTGTATTTCGCCGCCATCGGCGGGGCCGCGGCCCTGATCTCCAAGGCCATCAAGAAATCCACCCCCATCCTTTACGAGGAGCTGGGCCCCGAGGCGGTATGCAAATACGAGGTGGAGGATTTTCCGGCCATCGTGGCCACCGATTCTGAGGGGAACGACCTGTACAAGGAAGGGCCCAAGAAATTCAAAAAAGCCTGA
- a CDS encoding GxxExxY protein gives MDTENIITERIIKCAIEVHRTLGPGLLESIYEECLCKEFDLDGLPYTRQKELPIQYKGMVLSEKYRLDLVVNEAVVVELKCVEMILPVHVAQVLTYLKLTKMKLGLLLNFNTDMMKRGIKRVIL, from the coding sequence TTGGACACAGAGAATATCATAACTGAGCGGATCATCAAGTGCGCGATTGAAGTGCACAGGACATTGGGCCCCGGTCTTCTTGAGTCGATATATGAAGAGTGCTTGTGCAAGGAATTTGACCTGGATGGGTTGCCGTACACTCGGCAAAAGGAATTGCCGATACAGTATAAGGGTATGGTGCTATCCGAGAAATACAGGCTCGATCTAGTGGTGAATGAAGCAGTGGTTGTCGAATTAAAATGCGTCGAGATGATTTTACCTGTCCATGTGGCGCAGGTGTTGACATATCTTAAGTTGACGAAAATGAAATTGGGTTTGCTGCTGAACTTTAATACCGACATGATGAAACGGGGCATCAAAAGGGTCATCTTATAA
- a CDS encoding heterodisulfide reductase: MQLSGERIGDRIFLKIEEISGEKVFRCMQCGSCSAGCPMHDRMDIAPNQIWKLLQMGEYEKVKNSESIWACLSCFTCGVRCPKGIDLAKVMEAVRQLLVRKRLDRVDGNKIPKEILEEVPQIALISCLRKQSG, translated from the coding sequence CTGCAACTCAGCGGAGAGAGGATCGGCGACAGGATCTTTTTGAAGATCGAGGAGATCAGCGGGGAGAAGGTCTTCCGCTGCATGCAATGCGGATCCTGTTCGGCTGGCTGCCCCATGCACGACCGGATGGACATCGCCCCGAACCAGATCTGGAAACTGCTGCAGATGGGCGAGTACGAAAAGGTGAAGAATTCCGAATCGATCTGGGCCTGCCTGTCGTGCTTCACCTGCGGGGTGCGCTGCCCCAAGGGCATCGACCTGGCCAAGGTGATGGAGGCGGTGCGCCAGCTGCTGGTCAGAAAAAGGCTGGACCGGGTGGACGGCAATAAGATACCCAAAGAGATATTGGAAGAGGTTCCCCAGATCGCATTGATCAGTTGCCTGCGCAAGCAGTCCGGCTGA
- a CDS encoding malate dehydrogenase → MANFDLTLKNLEELFPDGFTQEQLAKGKTILLKELAYDLHKYYGGKMITVPKAGVYGFNWFNIWYTPGVSKISTTIRDNNDASFDLTNRGNLVAVVSDSTRVLGDGDCTPPGGLGVMEGKAFLMKYLGGCDGVALCMDSRNSKGEHDAQKIIDFVKMAEPSFGAINLEDISQPNCYKVLDTLRQECNIPVWHDDAQGTGCVTLAGLINALKIVGKKMSEVKIVFYGAGASNTTIFRLIETDGGDAKNMIMFDTKGTLGPFREDIKSNPAHYRKWEICQKTNPKGVKTMEEAMKGADVLISLSTPGPNVIKPEWIKSMAPKSIVFVCANPVPEIYPYAAKEAGAYIVATGRGDFPNQVNNSLGFPGILKGALMVRAKKITDNMAIAAAHSLADYAEKKALSPDNIIPKMSDAEVFPTEARDVAMQAIKDGVARVKMTAQEAFTKAETDIKEAREITDKMMELGMIKKPPVEMLEAAVKRAVAQIK, encoded by the coding sequence ATGGCGAATTTTGATTTGACCCTGAAAAATCTGGAAGAATTGTTTCCGGATGGGTTCACCCAGGAACAGTTGGCTAAGGGGAAAACGATTCTGCTTAAAGAGCTGGCTTATGACCTTCATAAATATTACGGCGGCAAGATGATCACCGTGCCCAAGGCCGGGGTCTATGGTTTCAACTGGTTCAACATCTGGTATACGCCGGGGGTATCAAAGATCTCCACCACCATCAGGGACAATAACGACGCCTCGTTCGACCTCACCAACCGTGGCAACCTGGTGGCGGTGGTCTCGGATTCCACCCGGGTGCTGGGCGACGGAGACTGCACCCCCCCGGGCGGCCTGGGGGTGATGGAGGGCAAGGCCTTTTTGATGAAATATCTGGGCGGCTGCGACGGGGTGGCTCTGTGCATGGACAGCCGCAACAGCAAGGGCGAACATGATGCCCAGAAGATAATAGATTTCGTGAAGATGGCCGAGCCCAGCTTCGGGGCCATCAACCTGGAGGATATCTCCCAGCCCAACTGCTACAAGGTTCTGGACACCCTGCGCCAGGAATGCAACATTCCGGTGTGGCACGACGACGCCCAGGGGACCGGCTGCGTCACCCTGGCCGGCCTGATCAACGCCCTGAAGATAGTGGGGAAGAAGATGTCCGAGGTCAAGATCGTATTCTACGGCGCCGGGGCCTCCAACACCACCATCTTCCGCCTGATAGAGACCGACGGCGGCGATGCAAAGAACATGATCATGTTCGACACCAAGGGCACCCTGGGCCCATTCCGGGAGGATATCAAGAGCAATCCGGCCCATTACCGCAAGTGGGAGATCTGCCAGAAGACCAATCCCAAGGGAGTCAAGACCATGGAGGAGGCCATGAAGGGGGCCGACGTGCTGATCTCGCTGTCCACCCCCGGCCCCAACGTCATCAAACCGGAATGGATCAAGTCGATGGCCCCCAAGTCCATCGTCTTCGTCTGCGCCAACCCGGTGCCCGAGATATATCCCTACGCCGCCAAAGAGGCCGGGGCTTACATCGTGGCCACCGGCCGGGGCGACTTTCCCAACCAGGTGAACAATTCCCTGGGCTTTCCCGGCATCCTGAAAGGGGCGCTGATGGTGCGGGCCAAGAAGATCACCGACAACATGGCCATCGCCGCCGCCCACTCGCTGGCCGACTACGCCGAGAAGAAAGCGCTGTCGCCGGACAATATCATCCCCAAGATGAGCGACGCCGAGGTGTTTCCCACCGAGGCCCGCGACGTGGCCATGCAGGCCATCAAGGACGGAGTGGCCCGGGTGAAGATGACCGCCCAGGAGGCCTTCACCAAGGCCGAAACGGATATCAAAGAGGCCCGGGAGATAACCGACAAGATGATGGAGCTGGGAATGATCAAAAAACCGCCGGTGGAGATGCTGGAGGCGGCGGTCAAAAGGGCGGTGGCCCAGATAAAATAA
- a CDS encoding fumarate reductase, producing MPYTPELKQLIKKVEATRPERVRRKKEGKEMPAMSLEERQAVLDAFHPDCKKTSKRPIGVGVNKGYAISPEIVDQLEARSRVNPDKVDLNPRFTTDVLVVGGGGAGVAAAIMAKEHGAKVLILTKLRVGDANTMMAEGGIQSASKLHKDSPYYHYLDVLGGGHFKNVPELAEALVGDAPETLAWLESLGCMFTKDPDGRLLTIHGGGTCRKRMHYAADITGAEIMRTLRDEALNFPEDIKVIDFTSAVELILNDKGQCAGVVAYNHETEEYFTIKAKAVIMATGGSGRLHIQNFMTTNHYGATGDGLVMGYRAGVELNFLHTVQFHPTGVSYPDQIEGLLLTEKFRGMGANILNIDAEQFVFEREPRDVEAAAFIRECEERQKGIATPSGKVGVWLDSPMIDDLKGKGTVEKEFVGKWKLYKRHDIDISKEPMLTYPTLHYQNGGLKINARSETSLPGLYAAGEVAGGIHGENRLMGNSLLDVCVFGRRAGRFAAEYIKTTAKDGKLGLEHVRKYHQELEAAGIGGERVSPMLLPDYSNPEVRKNQITTCYVGNIR from the coding sequence ATGCCATATACCCCTGAACTGAAACAGTTGATCAAGAAGGTCGAGGCCACCAGGCCGGAGCGGGTCCGCCGGAAGAAGGAGGGCAAGGAAATGCCGGCCATGTCGCTGGAGGAACGCCAAGCGGTGCTGGACGCCTTCCACCCGGACTGCAAAAAAACCTCCAAGCGTCCCATCGGGGTCGGAGTCAACAAGGGCTACGCCATCTCCCCGGAGATAGTGGATCAGCTGGAGGCCAGGAGCCGGGTAAACCCCGACAAGGTCGACCTGAACCCGCGCTTTACCACCGACGTGCTGGTGGTGGGCGGGGGCGGGGCCGGCGTGGCCGCGGCCATCATGGCCAAGGAACACGGGGCCAAGGTGCTGATTCTGACCAAGCTGCGGGTGGGCGACGCCAACACCATGATGGCCGAGGGCGGGATCCAGTCCGCTTCCAAATTGCACAAGGACTCTCCTTACTATCACTATCTGGACGTGCTGGGCGGCGGCCATTTCAAGAACGTGCCGGAGCTGGCCGAGGCCCTGGTGGGCGACGCGCCCGAGACCCTGGCCTGGCTGGAGTCCCTGGGCTGCATGTTCACCAAGGACCCGGACGGACGGCTGTTGACCATCCACGGCGGCGGCACCTGCCGCAAGCGAATGCATTACGCGGCCGACATTACCGGGGCCGAGATCATGCGGACCCTGCGGGACGAGGCCCTCAACTTCCCCGAAGACATCAAAGTCATCGACTTCACCTCGGCGGTGGAGCTGATCCTGAACGATAAGGGCCAGTGCGCCGGGGTGGTGGCCTATAACCACGAGACCGAGGAATACTTCACCATCAAAGCCAAGGCGGTGATCATGGCCACCGGCGGCTCGGGCCGGCTCCACATCCAGAATTTCATGACCACCAACCATTACGGGGCCACCGGCGACGGGCTGGTGATGGGCTACCGGGCCGGAGTGGAGTTGAATTTTCTGCATACCGTCCAGTTTCATCCCACCGGAGTGTCCTATCCCGATCAGATCGAGGGCCTGCTGCTGACCGAGAAGTTCCGGGGCATGGGCGCCAACATCCTGAACATCGACGCCGAGCAGTTCGTGTTCGAGCGCGAGCCCCGCGACGTGGAGGCCGCAGCCTTCATCCGCGAATGCGAGGAGCGCCAGAAGGGAATCGCCACGCCCTCGGGAAAGGTCGGGGTCTGGCTGGATTCGCCCATGATCGACGATCTGAAGGGCAAGGGCACGGTGGAGAAGGAATTCGTGGGCAAATGGAAACTCTACAAACGGCACGACATCGACATCTCCAAGGAACCGATGCTGACCTACCCCACCCTGCATTACCAGAACGGCGGGCTGAAGATCAACGCCCGCTCCGAGACCTCGCTGCCCGGGCTATACGCCGCCGGCGAGGTGGCCGGGGGGATCCACGGTGAGAACCGGCTGATGGGCAACTCGCTGCTGGACGTCTGCGTGTTCGGCCGGCGGGCCGGGCGGTTTGCGGCCGAGTATATCAAGACAACAGCCAAGGACGGAAAGCTGGGGCTGGAGCATGTCAGAAAATATCACCAGGAGCTGGAGGCCGCCGGCATCGGCGGAGAAAGGGTCTCTCCCATGCTGCTGCCGGATTACAGCAATCCCGAGGTCAGGAAGAACCAGATAACCACCTGCTATGTGGGGAACATCAGGTGA